One window of Calonectris borealis chromosome 28, bCalBor7.hap1.2, whole genome shotgun sequence genomic DNA carries:
- the ATP5F1D gene encoding ATP synthase F(1) complex subunit delta, mitochondrial gives MFRARRLLLRLAARPALPPPRARGYAEPAAGPVPMAFTFASPTQVFYNGANVKQVDVPTLTGSFGILASHVPTLQVLKPGVVTVYAEDGTATKYFVSSGSVTVHADSTVQVLAEEAVTMDMLDLATAKSNLEKAVSEMAAASDEAAKAEAQIKVEANEALVKALE, from the exons atgttccgcgcccgccgcctcctcctgcgcctcgccgcccgcccggcgctgccgccgccccgtgCCCGCGGCTATGCCGAgcccgccgccgggcccgtcCCCATGGCCTTCACCTTCGCCTCGCCCACGCAG GTGTTTTACAACGGCGCCAACGTGAAGCAGGTGGACGTGCCCACGCTGACCGGCTCCTTCGGTATCCTGGCCTCTCACGTCCCCACCCTGCAGGTCCTCAAACCGGGAGTTGTGACAGTCTATGCTGAGGATGGCACAGCCACCAAGTACTTCG TGAGCAGTGGCTCTGTCACGGTCCACGCGGACTCCACCGTGCAGGTGCTGGCGGAGGAGGCGGTGACGATGGACATGCTGGATCTGGCT ACTGCGAAATCAAACCTGGAGAAGGCGGTTTCAGAGATGGCTGCAGCATCCGATGAAGCAGCTAAAGCAGAAGCTCAGATTAAAGTAGAAGCTAATGAAGCCCTTGTAAAAGCCCTGGAGTAA